The genomic region CCCAGGTGAGCCCCATCCACCGCAGGTCTTCGAGGATTCCCGCCTCGGACTCGCGCGTCGAGCGTGCGACATCGGTGTCTTCGATGCGAACGATGAACGTGCCTCCGCCGCCTCTGGCCAGCAGCCAGTTGAACAGTGCCGTGCGGGCATTCCCGACATGAAGGAGCCCCGTCGGACTCGGTGCGAATCGCAGGCGCATGACGACTACGTCTCCTGGAACCGCTGTTCCACCAGTACCGCCACCGCGTGGACGGCCATGGCCTCGCCGCGTCCGATCTCGCCGACGCCTTCGTTGGTCTTGCCCTTCACGCTGACGCAGCCGGCCTCCACGCCCAGCGCACTGGCCAGGCGTTCGCGGATCGCGTCGATGTGCGGAGCGAGCCTCGGGCGTTCGGCGATGACGACCGCATCGACGTTGCCGATGACGTAGCCACTCTCGCGGGCCAGGGAAACCGCGTGTCGCAGCATCGCGAGACTCGACGCACCCTTCCACTGCGGATCGGAGTCCGGGAAGTGACGGCCGATATCGCCCTTCGCCACGGCGCCAAGCACGGCATCCGTCACGGCGTGTGACAGCACATCGGCGTCGGAATGCCCGGCCAGCCCACGGTCGGCCGGGATGGTCACGCCGCCGAGAATCAACGGTCGCCCCTCGACGAGGCGATGCAAATCGTAGCCGGTGCCGATGCGCATACGGGACATCGATCGTCGGCCCTCCGCCAGAGCTCGCGCGACAGTCAAATCAGCCATGGTTGTGATCTTGAGATTGGTGGCGTCGCCCATCACCAACCGAACCGGGTACCCGGCCGCTTCGGCCAACGCCGCCTCATCGGTTGCCGGAAGTCCCCCGCGACAAGCCTCCAGCGCCGCCCGTAACACGTCGGTGCGGAACGCCTGTGGCGTCTGCGCCAGATAGACCCGGTCGCGCGGGATCGTCCGCTCGACCACCGGCCCCTGCGGCGTTGTCTCGCCGGACGCCAGCTTGACGGTGTCGTTCACCGGCAGGGCGGCGAGGGCCGCACCCGTCTCTGCGGCGGCCGCAATGGTCCGCGAGATCAGATCGGGGCTCGCAAACGGACGCGCCGCGTCGTGAATCAGGATGATGTCGGCACGTTCCTGCACGACGTCAAAGCCGTTGGCCACCGAATCCTGCCGGCGGGCCCCGCCCGCGACGACGCGCACCGGTTTGCCGAGCGATTGCAAATAGTCGGGCGGATCGCCGACAAGATCGGCCGGCAACACGACCACGATCTCGGTCACGGCGGGATGCGCCGCCAGCAGCTCCACCGAGCGCTGGAGCATCGACCGCCCACCGATCTCGATCAACTGCTTCGGGCGTCCGGCCCCGAGCCGCTCGCCGCGCCCGCCTGCCGCGATGATTGCCGCCAC from Acidobacteriota bacterium harbors:
- the ispD gene encoding 2-C-methyl-D-erythritol 4-phosphate cytidylyltransferase is translated as MHVAAIIAAGGRGERLGAGRPKQLIEIGGRSMLQRSVELLAAHPAVTEIVVVLPADLVGDPPDYLQSLGKPVRVVAGGARRQDSVANGFDVVQERADIILIHDAARPFASPDLISRTIAAAAETGAALAALPVNDTVKLASGETTPQGPVVERTIPRDRVYLAQTPQAFRTDVLRAALEACRGGLPATDEAALAEAAGYPVRLVMGDATNLKITTMADLTVARALAEGRRSMSRMRIGTGYDLHRLVEGRPLILGGVTIPADRGLAGHSDADVLSHAVTDAVLGAVAKGDIGRHFPDSDPQWKGASSLAMLRHAVSLARESGYVIGNVDAVVIAERPRLAPHIDAIRERLASALGVEAGCVSVKGKTNEGVGEIGRGEAMAVHAVAVLVEQRFQET